Genomic segment of Ignavibacteriales bacterium:
TAGAATACAACTCTACTATTAGCTGTTCGTTTGCATTCAATGGAATATCTTCTCTTTCAGGAATATTTAAGAATGTACCTGAGAGAGTAGCTTTATCTACGGATAACCAACTGTAAACGTTGTCTTTTGTTCTTCTTAAGGAATTGTGAATAGCATCAAGCTTTTTACTTTTTTCTCTTACAGAAATTACATCGCCGGAAGAAAGTGAGAATGAAGGAATATTAACAATTTGCCCATTAACGGTAAAGTGTCTGTGAAGAACTAATTGTCGGGCAGATTTTCTTGAAGGTGCAAACCCAAGACGGAAAATGGTATTATCCAATCTCTTTTCTAAAAGTTTAATTAAGTTACCGCCGGTAACACCTTTTTGACGAATTGCATTATCAAAATAATTATGGAATTGAGTTTCCTGCAATCCATAAATTCTTTTTACTTTCTGTTTTTCTCGAAGTTGAACGCCGTATTCCGAAAATTTTGTTCTTCGTGTTAAGCCGTGTTGCCCCGGTGCATAATTCTTCTGTTCCAACGGACATTTTTCGGATAAGCACTTAGATCCTTTTAAAAATAATTTTGTCTTTTCCCTTCTGCATAATCTGCAACTCGGGCCAGTGTATCTTGCCATCTAAAGTTTCTCCTGATTAAACTCTTCTGCGTTTTGGTGGTCTGCAACCGTTATGAGGAATTGGCGTTTGATCTTTGATTGATAGAATATCCAATCCTGCTGTATTTAATGCTCTAATTGCTGCTTCTCTTCCAGAACCGGGACCTTTAACAAGCACATCAATTTTTCTTAGACCCAAAGCATGCGCTTCTTTACCGGCAGCTTCTGCGGTAACTTGTGCAGCAAATGGAGTATTTTTTCTTGAACCCTTAAAACCGTTTTTACCGGCTGAAGACCAAGAAATAGTATTTCCATAAATATCGGTAATCGTAACTATCACGTTGTTGAAAGTGGCTTTAATATGTGCAACGCCAACCGCATCAACATGAACTTTCTTTTTAGTCTTTTTAACTACTTTTGCCAATTTAACTCCTCAATAAAAAATAATTAATTACTTCTTAGCCGGTGTTTTCTTTTTGCCGGCAACTGTTTTACGTTTTCCTTTACGTGTTCTTGAGTTGGTTCTTGTACGTTGTCCGCGAACAGGTAAACTTCTTCTGTGACGGAGACCGCGATATGAACCAATATCCATTAATCGTTTAATATTCTGTTGAACTTCACTTCTTAATGAACCTTCAACTTTATAATCAGCAGTCATTACAGAACGAATCTTTGCAATTTCTTCTTCTGTTAATTCACTAACTTTTTTATTCGGATTAACATTCGCTCTTGTAAGAATTTCCATTGCCGATTTATCACCGATACCGAAAATGTAGGTAAGGCCGATGAAAGCTTTTTTATTTTTTGGTAAATCAATACCTGCTAAACGAGCCAAATCTATAACCTCCTAAGTTTAACCTTGTCTCTGTTTATGTTTAGGGTTTTTACAAATAACTCTAACAACCCCTTTTCTTTTAATTATCTTACAGTTCTCACAAATCTTGCGAACTGATGAGCGAACCTTCATTTCAACTCCGTTATTTATATCTGTATGTAATTCTACCTTTATTCAAATCGTATGGTGAAAGTTCGATTGCAACTTTATCACCGACCAAAATTTTTATGAAATGCATTCTCATTTTACCGGAAATATGAGCAAGTATTTCATGACCGTTATCGAGGCGGACTTTAAAATGTGCATTAGGCAAAGTTTCAGTAACTATTCCGTCAACCTTTATCGGTCCTTGTTTAGCCATTTATCAGCACTTTGTTAATATTTCTGGTTTACCATCAATTATTAAAACAGTATGTTCAAAATGTGCAGAAGGTTTTCCGTCTGCAGTTAAAACTGTCCAACCATCTTCAGCAACAATAACTTTATAAGATCCCATATTAACCATCGGTTCAAGAGCCAGTGTCATACCATTCTTTATTAAAGGTCCGTTTCCTTTTTTTCCGTAGTTGGAAATTTGCGGATCTTCATGAAGATGTTTACCAACTCCGTGACCGCATAGATCTCGTACTACCGAGAATCCGTTTTCTTCAACAAGTGTTTGAACAGTACTGGAATAATCACCAAGTCTGTTTCCTTCTCTCAATTGTTCAATACCTAAGTACAATGATTTTTCAGTTACATCCATCAATTTTTGTTTCTCATTGGAAATATTTCCAACTGCAACCGAAAGAGCCGCATCTCCAAAGTATTTATTCTTTTCAACACCAACATCAATCGAAAGAATTTCACCTTCTTTTAGAACTCTGTTGCCGGGAATCCCGTGAACAACCTCGTCATCAATTGAAGAACAAATAGAACCGGGAAAATCAAAAGAACCTGCTTGAGAATATCCTTTGAATGCCGGTCTCCCATTATTACTTAAAATATAATCTTCAGCAATCTTATCCAGTTCAATAGTCGCTATGCCCGGTTTAACATAACTCTTCACTAATTGTAGAACTTCAGCAACTATAAAACAGCTTTCACGAATTAAATCAATTTCTTTTTTACTTTTTATTAGAATCACATTAAAACTTAATTAGAATCTTCTTCCCTTCATTTTTCCGGATTTCATAAATCCATCGTAATGCCTCATCAACAAATGAGATTCAATTTGCTGTAACGTATCAAGTGCAACACCAACAATAATAAGCAAACTTGTTCCGCCAAAGAATGAAGCAAAACTACCGCTAACACCAAATTTTGAGATGAACGCCGGAAGAATTGCAATGATTGCCAGAAAGAATGATCCGGGCAATGTAATCTTTGTTAAAATATTATCTATAAAATCTGCAGTTTGTTTTCCTGGTCTTATACCGGGGATAAATCCGCCCTGCTTTTTCATATTCTCTGCAACGTCCTGCGGGTTGAATGCAATTGCTGTATAGAAATATGTAAAGAAGATAATCATCAACGCATAGATAACTGAATATGTTACGGACTGATAATGAAAATAATTTGCTAACGTACCTATAAATTCACTATTAGGGAAAAATGAAAATAAAGTACTTGGAATAAACATAATTGACTGAGCAAAAATAATCGGCATAACTCCGGCTGTGTTAACTCTCAATGGGATGTATTGAGTAACTCCGCCGTAAACTTTTCTTCCGACAACTCTTTTAGCATATTGAACTGGAATTCGCCTGGTTCCTTGAGTAACAAGTACAACACCTGCAATAATCAACACCATCAAAGAAATAATAACAACTTCAATAACTAAATTACGTTGCCCGGCAGCTATTAATCTATATTCATCAAGTAAAGCAAAAGGAAATCTGTTAATAATGCCAATAAAAATTATTAAGGAGATTCCGTTACCAATTCCTTTTTCAGTGATCTGTTCACCCATCCACATAATGAACATTGTGCCGGCGACTAAAATAGCTATTGTAGAAAAACTCCATAACACTCCACGAACTGCTTCTGGTACAATTGATCCGCCTGAAGGAACACTAATATTTAACAAATGAATTGTTACTCCCCATGCTTGCATAGCAGATATCAGTACAGTTCCGTATCGTGTTAGCTGAGTTAATTTTTTTCTTCCTTCTTCGCCTTCTCTCTGCAATTTTTGAAAATATGGAATTACAGCACCAGCGATCTGCAAAATGATTGAAGCAGAAATGTAGGGCATAATTCCAAGCGCAAGAATTGCAGCATTTGAAAATGCACCGCCTACAAATAAATCGTACAGACCGAATAAATTATCTGAAGTTTTATTTTGCGTTGCGGCATGAAGCAATGTAGTATCAATGCCCGGTAATGTAATATGCGTACCGATTCTAACGATTACAAGCAGAGCAAGTGTGTAAAGAATCCTCTGACGCAATTCATGAATCTTAAAAATATTCCGGAATGTTTCTTGAATTTTTGCCATTAAAATTTAATCTCTTTAATAGTTCCACCGACAGATTCAATTTTTTCTTTTGCTGAGACACTAAAAAAATGAGCTTCGATATTTAACTTTGCTTTTAGTTCTCCAAAGCCAAGAATTTTAAAAGGAGCTGCGGCTTTAGAAATTACTCCATTCTTATATAAAGAAACTGCGTTGATTACTCCATCCTGAATTTTTTTATCATCTACCAATTTTTGTAATCTTGCAAGATTAATAACTTGATTAACAATTTTGAACGGGCTGTGAAATCCTCTTTTAGGAATTCTTCTTTGAAGCGGCATCTGACCGCCTTCAAACCAAGCAGGAAATTTTGCACCGGAACGCGAACGCTGACCGTTTTCACCACGCGTAGCCGTACCTCCGTGCCCAGAACCTTCGCCTCGTCCTATTCTTTTAATTTTTTTATGAGAACCTTTTGCAGGTTTTAGATTACTTAGAATATCCATTTATTCCTCTATGCTTCAATTTCTTCTACTTTAACAAGATGATGAACTTTTTTTACCATTCCTCTTATTTGAGGAGTATCATTGTGAACAACAAAATGATTAGGTCTGTTAAGACCTAATGCTTTAATCGTTAGCTTTTGTGGAACAGGTCTGTCAATAACACTTCCTACTTGAGTAATTTTTATTTTCTTTGCCATTATAATCCTCAATTACAAATTGAATAACTCGGAAACTTTCAATCCGCGTTTACGAGCCATTGCTCTAGCATCAACAAGATTTAGCAAAGCATTTAAAGTTGCTTTTACTTGATTGTGCGGATTACTTGAACCGAGAGATTTTGTCAAAATATCTTGCACGCCTGCAGCTTCAAGAACAGCACGAACACCGCCGCCTGCTATTAATCCTGTACCGGGAGTAGCTGGTTTTAATAGAACCGAACCGGCTCCAAACTTGCCAATAATGGTATGAGGAATTGTTCCTTTTAATAGATGTACACGGTAAACATTTTTCTTTGCATCATCTACGCCTTTCGAAATAGCATCGGTAACTTCGTTTGCTTTACCAAGACCAACGCCTACATGACCGTTTCCGTCTCCAACAACAACAATTGCATTAAAGCTGAATCTTCTACCGCCTTTAACAACTTTTGCAACTCTGTTAATGTGAACAATTTTTTCTTTTAAATTCTCAAGACCGGATACTTTTTTGTACTTGAAATTCAATTTTAACTCCCTTGTTTACAGACTTTATTAATCAACTTTTTTTTGAACCGTCTAACCTGGCTGCCGGGAGAGGAGTCGAACCTCTACAGACGCCTCCAAAGGGCGTTGTCCTGCCATTAGACGACCCGGCAGTTTCTATAACTTTAATCCGCCTTCGCGAGCTCCCTCGGCTACAGCTTGAACTCTGCCGTGGTACTCATAACCACTTCTATCAAATACAACAGTGGTAATACCTTTTTCCAATGCTTTCTTTGCTACTAATTTTCCAACCATTTTACTTTTCGAAACTTTTCCTTTTAAACTTTTTACTTCTTCAACTATTTCTTTCGAAAGTGAAGATGCAGCAACTAATGTTACACCTTTTACATCATCAACCAACTGAGCATGCATGTTGTTCAAACTTCTAAACACAGTTAAACGCGGACGATCTGCAGTCCCGGAAAGTTTTTTACGAACTCTAACTTTTTTTCTTGTTCTTCTTTTATTGTCTTTCAAAAACATTTTTCAAATTCTCCTATTACTTACCTGCAGTTTTGCCAGCTTTGCGGACAATAACTTCTCCGGTATACTTAATACCTTTACCTTTGTAAGGTTCAGGTTTCTTGAATGATCTTATTTTAGCTGCAATTAATCCCACTAACTCTTTATCGCTTCCGAATATTTTTATTTGCGTAGGAAGAGGAATTTCAAATTTAATTCCTGGTGGAGGCATAAGAAGAATCGGGTGAGAATAACCCAAATTAAATAATGCTGCTTCTCCTTTTGCTTCAACTTTATAACCTACGCCAACTATTTCTAGAGATTTAGAATATCCTTCGGTAACACCTTTAACCATATTTGCAATAAGTGCACGTGTTAAACCGTGAAGCGCTCTATTTTGTTTTTGATCATCCGGTCTTGTAACAATAATTTCATCCTTTTGAATATCAACTATCATATTAGGATGAATTTTCATTTGAAGTTCGCCTAGTTTACCTTTTACTTTTATGGTCCCGTCGGTCTTCGTTACTGTTACTCCTTGGATCGGTACTGGTTTTTTACCTATTCGTGACAATTTCTATTCCTTATTAAAATTTTTTACCAAACGTGGCAGACTACTTCTCCACCAACAGTTTCTTTTTTTGCTTGTTTACCAGTTAATAAACCTTTGGGTGTTGAAAGAACTGCCATTCCAAGTCCATTCAACACGCGCGGAAGTTCATCCTTGCTTACGTAATTTCTTAAGCCGGGTTTTGAAATTCTTTTTATTCCGGTAATTGATGGAACTCCGTTAACATACTGAAGATGTACTCTAAGAACATTCTGTTTATGATCTTCAACGACGTTAAAATCTCTGATAAATTTGTTGTTCTTTAAAATCTCTGCTAAACTAATCTTCATTTTTGATGATGGAATATCAACAAATTTCTTTTTTGCCTTAGCAGCGTTTCTAATTCTAGTTAAAAAATCCGCAATCGGATCGGTAGTATTCATTTACATTTCTCCTTCGATTACCAACTTGCTTTTTTTAAACCGGGAATTTCACCTCGCAAAGCCATTTCGCGAAGCACTAAACGAGAGACACCAAATTTTCTGTAATAAGCTCTCGGTCTTCCGGTCATTTTACATCTGTTATGCAAACGGGTGGCAGAAGAATTTCTGGGAAGGAGCTGCAATGCATCATAATCACCCTTCTCTTTCAATTCTTTTCTCTGCTTTGCGAATTTCTCATTGAGTACTCTTCTTTTTTCTTCGCGTGCGAGTAAACTTTTTCTTGCCATGTTTTCCCTTTAATTAATTTCTTTTTTTCTAAACGGTAACCCAAAAGCAACTAACAATTCGAAAGCTTCTTTATCTGTTTTTGCTGTTGTAACAAATGTAATATCCATTCCTAAAATCTTTGTTACTTTGTCCGAATTGATCTCAGGGAATATGATTTGATCTTTTATTCCAAGAGTATAGTTTCCACGACCATCGAATGATTTATCAGGTACACCGCGGAAATCTCGAACTCGAGGTAATGCAAGAGAAACGAAACGATCTAAAAATTCATACATCATTTCTCTTCGTAAAGTTACTTTTGCACCAATTTTCATTCCTTCGCGCAACTTGAAATTGGATATTGATTTTTTAGAAATTCGTACGGATGCTTTTTGACCGGTTATTGTTTCAAGATCTTTAACAGCTTCATCTAATATTTTAGGATCTTGAACTGCCTGACCAACACCCATATTAACAACTATCCTATCTAACCGAGGAACTTCCATAATACTTTTGTAGCCGAATTGCTCTTTAAGTTTTGGAACGATCTCTTTAGAATATTTTTCTTTTAACCGAGCAGGAATTTTAGGTTCAACAACTTTAGGTTCAGCAGTTTTTTTAACTTCTGCTTCCTTACCTTTTTTTTCTTTCTGCTCTTTTTTCTCTTTTTGTTCTTTTGCCATTGCGATTATGCATCCTTAAAATTATTAACCAAGCATTTCGCCGCTTGTTCTGCTGACTCTTGCACTTTTCTTTTTGCCAGTTTTTTCATCTATAATTAATTTAGAACCGATTCTTGTTTTTTCATTTGTTTTAGGATCAAGAATCATAATATTAGAAACATTAACCGGAGCTTCTTTTTCTGTGATTCCACCTTGAGGATTTTTCTGAGTCGGTTTTGTATGACGTTTACGTAGATTAACGCCTTCCACAATAACTCTATTAATCTTTGGTAATACTTTTAAAACTTTTCCGGTTTTACCTCTGTTATTTCCGGCTATCACTATAACATTATCGTTTTTTCTGATCTTCATTTTCTATCCTTATAAAACTTCTGGTGCTAGAGAAATTATTTTCATAAATTTTTTATCTCTTAGTTCTCTTGCAACCGGGCCAAAGATACGTGTTCCTTTCGGTTCACCTTGAGGATTTAATAATACTGCAGCATTTTCATCAAAGCGTATATATGAACCGTCTTTTCTTCTAACTTCTTTTTTAGTTCTAACAACAACGGCGCGAGATACTTCCCCTTTTTTAACGCCGCCGCCTGGAATAGCGGATCTAACACTAACAACAATAACATCACCAACACTAGCATAACGACGGTTACTTCCGCCAAGTACTCTAATGCATCTTACTTTCTTGGCTCCGGAATTATCCGCAACAACTAAATTTGTTTCTTCTTGTACCATGATCTATCTGCTCCTCATCAAACCTGCCTGCCGGCAAGCTTATTTACTTGGCTTTTTCAACAACTTCAACCAAGCGCCATTTTTTTCTTTTACTCAAAGGACGAGTTTCCATAATCTTAACAACATCTCCGATAGTGCATTCATTTTTCTCATCGTGAGCCATTAATTTTGTGGTCTTCTTAAAATATTTTTTGTAAAGCGGATGAGCAATGCGTCTCTCAATAGCTACTATAATACTTTTCTGCATCTTATTGCTAACAACAGTACCGATCCTTGTCTTTCTAATACTTCTTTTCTCCATAGGAAATCGAATACTCCTTATTTATTTGCCTTTGAGTTTTTTGTTTCCTGCATCTCTCGTTCTTTTAGAATAGTTTTCATCTTTGCAATATCTCTTCTGACAAGACGCAGTTTTGCTGTGTTAGTTAATTGTTTTAATTCCTGTTGAAATTTCAGATCCACTAAATTTTTTTGATCCTCAAGAATTCTTTTCTTGATCTCATCAGTAGACATTTCTCTTATTTCAAAAATCTTCATTTTCTCTTAAATCCTTTTATGATTCTAAGTCCGGACGTTGAGTAATTTTTGTTTTGATCGGTAGTTTATGAGAAGCAAGGTTTAATGCTTCAACTGCTGTCTTCTTATCAACACCGCCAATCTCAAACATAATTCTACCGGGTTTTACTACAGCAACCCAAAATTCCGGTGGACCTTTTCCTTTGCCCATTCTTGTTTCAAGAGGTTTCTTAGTAACTGGTTTATCCGGAAAAATTCTAATCCACATTTTTCCATCTCTCTTCATATGACGTGATAAAGCAACACGGCATGCTTCAATCTGACGACTTGTAATCCAAGCCGGTTCCAATGCTTTCAATCCGTAATCGCCAAAGTTAACAAGATAACCGCGTGTAGCTTTTCCGGCTCTTCTACCTCTATGTGCTTTACGAAACTTTACTCTTTTGGGCATTAACATTAGAAAAACTCCTCAAGCTCTTTATTCGGATGAACGTTTACCTAAAATTTCTCCGCGGCAAATCCAAACTTTAACACCAATCGAACCATAAATTGTATGCGCGGTTGCCGTTGCATAATCTATATCTGCTCGGATTGTGTGCAACGGAATTCTTCCTTCTTTATATTGTTCGGTACGGGCCATTTCAGAACCGGCTAATCTTCCTGCGCACATAATTCTTATTCCTTCAGCACCCATTCTCATAGCAGATGTAATTGATTGCTTCATGGCTCTTCTAAATGAAACTCTTCCTTCGATCTGACGTGAAATGTTTTCTGCAACTAATGCTGCATCAAGTTCAGGTCTCTTAATTTCTGTAATTTGAATCTTAACTTCTTTTTCGGTTAATTTTCTTAATTCTTCTTCGATCTGTGCTATCTCTTTTCCACTTTTGCCAATTACTACACCGGGTCTTGATGTATGAATAGTCAAAATTATATTCTTGGAAGTTCTATCTATTATAATAGATGAGATACCTGCATTTTGTAATCTTTTTCTTATATAGGTTCTAAGTTTTTTATCTTCAACAAGTTTTGTTGCATAACTTTTGTTTTCGTACCAATTCGAATCCCATCCTCTAATGATACCTACTCTAAAACCAATTGGATTTACCTTTTGACCCAAAACTTCCTCCTCAGATTACTTTTTTGTAGCAACGACAATTGTTACGTGATTAGATCGTTTTCTTATTCTATATGCTCTCCCCATTGGTGCGGGAGAAATTCTCTTTAGTGTTGGTCCTACATTTACAAAAGCTTCTTTAACAAATAAGTCAGAGACTTCGTGCTTAGTATTATCATCTTTATTCATTAAATTAGAAACAGCGGAACGTAAAACTTTTTCCGCATCCTTTGAAGAATGCTTTGGCGAAAAGTGAAGTATCTCAATTGCTTGATCTACAGATTTACCTCTGATTATATCCACCACCAATCTCATCTTACGGGGAGATGTTCCAATATATCTATGAATTGATTTAGCTTCCATTATCCTATCCTTATTACTCTTTAACTTTAGATGCTTTTTCAGCTTTTGTACCGGGATGACCTCTGAAAATTCTTGTCGGTGAAAATTCTCCGAGCTTATGGCCAACCATATTTTCAGAAATATAAACCGGAATCATTTTATTACCGTTATGAACAGCAATTGTATGTCCCACAAAATCCGGAGTAATAGTGCTTGAACGTGACCAGGTTTTGATTATTTTTTTCTGATTAGTTTCGTTGAGCTTTTTTACTTTCTCCATCAACTTAATGTCGATGTATGGACCTTTTTTTACTGACCTTGGCATATTTTATTCTAACCTATTTTCTTCTTTTAACTATGTATTTGTTAGTTCTATTTTTTTTCTTTCTTGTCTTCAAACCTTTTGCTTTTTGTCCCCAAGGTGAAACCGGATGTCCTCCACCTGATGTTTTACCTTCACCGCCACCCATCGGGTGATCAACTGGATTCATTGCAACACCACGAGTATGTGGACGAATACCTAACCATCTGCTTCTTCCTGCTTTACCAAGACTAATATTTTCATGATCAATATTTCCAACAACACCATAAGTAGCCATACACTCAACACTAACCATTCTTACTTCACCTGATGGCATTTTTAATTGAGCAAACTTTCCCTCACGTGCCATTAACTGAATTGATGCACCTGCTGATCTTCCAAGCTGTCCGCCTTTACCGGGTTTCATTTCCACGTTATGAATAAAACTTGCAAGTGGAATTTCTTTTAATGGTAATGCATTACCGACTTTTATTTCTGAACCGCTACCGGAAATAATAGAATCACCAACTTTCAAACCGTCAGGAGCGATAATATATCTTTTTTCTCCATCTGCATAATTAAGAAGAGCTATTCTTGAAGTTCTATTAGGATCATATTCAATTGAAAAAACTTTTGCAGGAATTCCATTTTTATCACGTTTAAAATCAATTACTCTGTAACGTCTCTTATGTCCACCGCCGCGATGACGTGAAGTCACTCTACCAAGATTATTTCTTCCACCGGATTTTTTTATTACACCGGTCAAAGATTTTTCCGGAGTAGATTTTGTAATCTCTTCAAACGAAGAGATACTCATAAATCTTGTTCCGGGAGTATTTGGTTTTAATTTTCTAATTGCCATTTAATTTAAGCTCCGATTCGGTAATACTATGCTTGACTAAAAATATCTATTGTCTGACCTTCTTTTAAGGTAATAACTGCTTTTTTGAATTTAGCTGTTCTTCCAGAAAATTTGCCTTTTTTAGTAAGCTGGGTTTTCATTTTCCCTTTATATCGAATTGTATTCACGGAAGTAACATCAACATTAAATTTTTCTTTGAGGGCTTTTGCGATTTGAATTTTATTAGCATCTACTGCAACAATAAATCCAAATTTATTAGAATGTTTTTCGCTGATACCACTCATCTTTTCAGTAACTAAAGGGCGTATTAAAACACTTTTCATTTTTAAACCAGTTTAATTAATTGAGCTTTCTAAAAGATTAACTGCACTTTTTTGTAAAACTAAAACTTGATTATTCAATAGATCATATGCTGAAGCTTTGTTTGCTTCAAGAATATTTATCTTAGGAACATTTCGTCCAGACTTATATACATTCTCCTGCGTGCCATTTGTAAGTAGTAAAGTCCTTTTACCTTTTACTTTCAAAGCATTCAAAATTGAAATAAAATCTTTTGTCTTCGGCGCTTCAAAATTGAAATCTTCCACAATAAGAATTTGATTAGCTTTTGCTTTGTATGATAAAGCTGATCTTCTTGCAAGAGCTAAAACTTTCTTGTTGAGTTTCTGTCTATAATCTCTAGGTTTAGGGCCAAATATTGATCCGCCGCCAATCCAAAGAGGAGAACGTGTTGTACCTGCACGAGCACCGCCACGACCTTTTTGTTTCCAAGGTTTTTTACCGCCGCCGCTAACTTCACTTCTTTCTTTTGCTTTGTGAGTACCTTGACGTTGATTTGCAAGGTAAGCTTTGACAGCTAAGTAAATCACATGATCGTTTGGTTCGATTTCGAAAATTTCTTTTGAGAGCTCAACTGTCTCGCCAGATTTTGTACCGTCTTGTTTATAAACTTCTAATTTCATCTTATTCAAAAATTATTTATTGATAGCTACAATTGAATTAATGGAGCCTGGAACAGCTCCTTTTACCATAACAATATTTTTATCAGCAATTACTTTTACAACTTTAAGATTGGAAATAGTTGTATTCTCAAAACCCATTCTTCCAGCCATACGTTGACCTTTGAAAACTCTTGATGGATAAGAACTTGAACCAATAGATCCGGGAGCTCTTAATCTATCGCTTTGGCCGTGTGTTGTACCGCCGACACCGCCGAAGTTATGTCTTCTCATTACTCCTTGAAAACCTTTACCTTTATTCTTACCTGAAACTTTAACTTTATCACCGATCTGAAAAATATCTACTTTAACTTCATCACCAATTTTAAATTGAGAAGATTCAAAGTTTCTAAACTCTTTTAGAGTCTGTGGAATTTTTAATCCGTGTTTTTTATAATAATCGAGCTGAGGTTTACTTGTTCTCTTTTCTTTCTTTTCTCCGAAACCAAGTTGAACAGCTTCATAGCCATCCTTTTCTTTTGAACGCACAGCATAAACATTACACGGACCGGCTTCCAAGATAGTTACGGGAATAATTTGACCGTCTTCCGAGAATATATTTGTCATTCCTAATTTTTTTGCTAGCAAGCCAGGCATTTCTATGGTTCCTATAACTTAATCTCAATATCGACGCCGGCAGGAATATCTAACTTGCTCAACGCGTCTACTGTTTTGTTGTTTGAGTTATGAATATCTATAATTCTTTTATGAGCCCTGATCTCAAATTGCTCTCGTGATTTTTTATCAACGTGAGGCGATCTTAAAAC
This window contains:
- the rpsJ gene encoding 30S ribosomal protein S10, whose product is MSGQKIRIKLKSYDHILIDKSTEKIIKTVKSTGAVVSGPIPLPTRRTVFTVLRSPHVDKKSREQFEIRAHKRIIDIHNSNNKTVDALSKLDIPAGVDIEIKL